AGAGTGAGCATGGTCAGAATCGCCCAGGTCCGGCGAGCGGCCGGCGTGCGCGGCTCGCCCGGATCCATCATCAAGGCGAGAATCCCGCCGGCCAGGAAGCCGCCGATGTGCGCGGCATTGTCGATCCCGGGGACGAAGAGCATGACGATGGCGGGAGTGATGAACCCCATCAGCTGCTGCGCCACCAGGCGTCCCCGCTCCCCGGCCCGGAAGCGTCCGAAGACGAAGCCGAACCCGAGCAGCCCGAACAGCGGCCCCGAGGCTCCGACGCTGAAGGCCTGCGGACTCCACCAGGTGCTCACGGCGAAGGCCGCGATGTCGCAGGCAACGTAAATGAACAACGTCTTGCGCCAACCGAATGCATTCTCGATGAGCGGTCCCAGGAGCGACAGCGCATAGCAGTTCATCCCGAGATGCAGGATCCCCATGTGGAGAAATCCCGCCGTCACCAGCCGCCAGATTTGGCCCCATTGGAGAATGGCCTGGGTGACTTTCGATCCGAAAACGAACTGGGCCTGCCAGGGAGGCGCCAGAAGCGAGAACAATCCACCGTGTTCTGGGTCCGTACCCCAGGTGATCAGCGGAATGGCGAGCAGCAGGACGTTGGCGGTGATCAGGACGGAAGTCAGGCTGGAGAAGTGAGGCAGGATCGTCGCGAACAGGCGCTTGCTGCCGCCGCCCGCGACTCCCGCCATGGAGCCGCCGCAGGCAGGGCAGGTGGAAAGCGACCGGTTCACCAGCTCGCGGCAGTGCGGGCACATGCGCACTGGCGCCCGGATGCCGCGCTCGGTCATCTCCCAGGAGGCGAGCTTCGCTTCCAGCGACATCTTCCAGCGGGTCTTGCGCCATTCCCAGGTCGGGCTCTTGAACCCTAGAAGGTTCAGCAATCCGATCCAGAGCTCGAAGGCGTCCCGGGTCAGCTTCGCCAGCAGATGCATGCGGCAGAGTCTACCCCATCCCGGATCAAAAGAAGGGAGCGCCGCCGGGGCGGTGCCTGTACAATATTCCGCGCTCCTCGCTGCTCCGGGTGGCTGCTCAACGAATTCTGGCCAGGCGAGGATGAACCTTGCTGCGAAGGGAGACGAGATCATGAAGCCCGAGGACTGCATCCTCTATAGCGGCGCCGCGCAGGGAGCGGAAGCCGCGTTCGGCGCCGCCGCCGAGAACCACGGCATCGCCGAGGTCAATTTCACTTTCGAGGGGCACAACGATGCCCGACGGCGGGGCATCCGGGTCCTCACCGCCCAGGAGCTTCTGCAAGGCGACGTCAGCCTCAAATACGTCAACAAGCTGATGGGACGCACCTACCCCAACACGCCTTTGATGCGCAAGGTGTTGCAGACCATCTGGCACCAAGTCAACAAGGGTCAGGAGATCT
This portion of the Candidatus Polarisedimenticolia bacterium genome encodes:
- a CDS encoding rhomboid family intramembrane serine protease; protein product: MHLLAKLTRDAFELWIGLLNLLGFKSPTWEWRKTRWKMSLEAKLASWEMTERGIRAPVRMCPHCRELVNRSLSTCPACGGSMAGVAGGGSKRLFATILPHFSSLTSVLITANVLLLAIPLITWGTDPEHGGLFSLLAPPWQAQFVFGSKVTQAILQWGQIWRLVTAGFLHMGILHLGMNCYALSLLGPLIENAFGWRKTLFIYVACDIAAFAVSTWWSPQAFSVGASGPLFGLLGFGFVFGRFRAGERGRLVAQQLMGFITPAIVMLFVPGIDNAAHIGGFLAGGILALMMDPGEPRTPAARRTWAILTMLTL